The Larus michahellis chromosome 2, bLarMic1.1, whole genome shotgun sequence genome window below encodes:
- the RMC1 gene encoding regulator of MON1-CCZ1 complex isoform X4: MYCPESSVILLSTTVLGNVLQPFYFKSGTMSKLSKFEIELPAAPKSSKLSLSERDIAMATIYGQLYVLYLRHHSRTSNSTGAEVVLYHLPREGSCKKTHILKLNRTGKFALNVVDNLVVVHHQDTETSVIFDIKLKAEFDGSTTIHQFVLPPRSIQPYQIPVAGPASVTSQSPVPCKLYSSSWIVFQPDIIISASEGYLWSLQVKLEPVVNLLLDKGKLMDFLLQRKECKMVILSVCSQMLSEPERGSLSVIATVFDKLNHEYKKYLEAEQSYTLVVEAGLSRSNPLLKRPVRTQAVIDQSDMYTHVLSVFTEKKEAPHKFTIAVLMEYIRSLNQFQIAVQHYLYELVIKTLVQHNLFYMLHQFLQYHVLSDSKPLACLLLSLESIYPPAHQLSLDMLKRLSTANDEIVEVLLSKHQVLAALRFIRGIGGHDSISARKFLDAAKQAEDDMLFYTIFRFFEQRNQRLRGNPSFTPGEHCEEHVTFFKQVFGEQALMKPTTF, encoded by the exons ATGTATTGTCCAGAGAGCTCTGTTATTCTTCTGTCAACTACTGTCCTTGGCAATGTCCTGCAGCCATTCTATTTCAAG aGTGGAACAATGTCAAAACTATCAAAATTTGAAATCGAGTTACCTGCAGCACCCAAGTCCTCCAAGCTCAGCCTTTCTGAAAGAGATATTGCTATGGCTACAAT ATATGGGCAGCTTTATGTTCTCTATTTGAGGCATCACTCAAGGACTTCCAATAGTACAGGAGCAGAGGTAGTCCTCTATCACTTACCAAG AGAGGGCTCCTGTAAGAAGACGCACATTTTAAAGCTGAACAGAACTGGAAAGTTTGCACTGAATGTTGTGGATAACTTGGTGGTAGTACATCATCAGGATACTGAG ACTTCTGTTATATTTGACATCAAgctaaaagcagaatttgacGGGTCTACTACCATCCATCAATTTGTACTTCCACCTCGATCAATACAACCCTACCAGATACCTGTAGCAG gTCCAGCCTCTGTGACGAGTCAGTCTCCTGTTCCATGTAAACTCT ATTCTTCATCTTGGATTGTCTTTCAACCTGATATTATCATCAGTGCAAGTGAAG GTTACCTCTGGAGTCTTCAAGTGAAACTTGAACCTGTAGTTAACCTCTTGCTAGATAAAGGAAAACTAATGGATTTCCTTCTCCAAAGGAAAGAATGCAAAATGGTTATTCTGTCTGTGTGCTCTCAAA TGCTCAGTGAGCCAGAAAGGGGATCACTATCTGTGATTGCAACTGTTTTTGACAAACTGAATCATGAATATAAGAAGTACTTGGAAGCTGAGCAAAGCTATACTCTG GTGGTAGAAGCAGGCCTGAGTAGAAGTAATCCACTCCTGAAACGTCCAGTCCGCACTCAAGCAGTTATTGACCAGTCTGACATGTACACACATGTTTTATCTGTGTTTACAGAGAAGAAG GAAGCACCTCATAAGTTCACTATAGCGGTCTTGATGGAATACATTCGCTCTCTCAACCAGTTCCAGATTGCAGTTCAG CACTACTTGTATGAGCTGGTCATCAAAACCCTTGTTCAACACAACTTGTTCTACATGCTCCATCAGTTTCTGCAGTACCATGTGCTCAGTGATTCAAAGCCTTTG GCTTGTCTGTTACTGTCCCTGGAAAGCATTTACCCTCCCGCACATCAGCTCTCTCTGGACATGTTAAAA AGACTTTCCACAGCAAATGATGAAATAGTGGAAGTTCTGTTGTCCAAACACCAAGTTTTGGCTGCCTTGAGATTCATCAGGGGTATTGGAGGACATGACAGCATTTCGGCCCGCAAATTCCTTGACGCAGCAAAACAAGCAGAAGATGATATGCTTTTCTATACTATATTCAGATTCTTTGAACAAAGAAATCAGCGGTTACGAGGAAACCCTAGTTTCACACCAG GTGAGCACTGTGAAGAACACGTCACCTTCTTCAAACAAGTTTTTGGAGAACAAGCTCTCATGAAGCCCACAACATTCTGA
- the NPC1 gene encoding NPC intracellular cholesterol transporter 1: protein MGSPQGSLGRGGLGLLVLFLLLLSPVRVLPQLCVWYGECGVASGDKRYNCAYDGPPLPLPEDGYDLMQELCPGLFFGNVSTCCDVHQLQTLKNNLQLPLQFLSRCPSCFYNLINLFCELTCSPYQSDFLNVTSTIPYSDPVLKENKSSITELQYFIGERFANAMYNACKDVEAPSSNVKALGLLCGKDVKDCNATNWIEYMFSKDNGQTPFSIIPIFSDVPVHGMNPMNNATKGCNESMDDSTGPCSCQDCSIVCGPKPQPPPSPAPWLLFGLDAVYVIMWISYMGFLLIFFALVFGVWCYRRRHFVSEYTPIDSNVAFSVNSHRDNGKVTCGERLGERFENGLRMTFTSWGAFCVRNPRPVILFSVVFIAMCCSGFVYIKATTNPVDLWSAPSSQARKEKEYFDTHFGPFFRTEQLIIQAPNSHPDTYSPYPSGADVPFGPPLRKDILHQVLDLQDAIVNITASFDNETVMLKDICLAPLAPYNNNCTILSVLNYFQNSHSVLDHAIGDEFFVYADYHTHFLYCVRAPASLNDTSLLHDPCLGTFGGPVFPWLVLGGYDDDNYNNATALVITFPVNNYYNDSRKLMKALAWEKEFINFLKNYNNSNLTISFSAERSIEDEINRESDSDIGTVLISYIVMFVYISMALGHIQSCRRLLVDSKISLGIAGILIVLSSVACSIGIFSYFGIPLTLIVIEVIPFLVLAIGVDNIFIIVQTLQRDERLQGETLDKQIGRVLGDVAPSMFLSSLSETVAFFLGTLSTMPAVRTFSLFAGMAVLIDFILQVTCFVSLLGLDIKRQERNRLDILCCIKSNEEMSGVQRSESILFLFFKNLYSPYLLKDWMRPIVIAVFVGLLSFSTAVMHNVEIGLDQSLSMPDDSYVMDYFIQLSKYLHAGPPVYFVLEEGHNYTSLEGQNMVCGGMGCNNDSLVQQVFNAAEIGSYTRIGYAPSSWIDDYFDWVKPQSSCCRVYNTTGQFCNASVTDPSCTRCRPLTQEGKQRPQGKDFMTFLPMFLSDNPNPKCGKGGHAAYNSAVNFINNKSDVGATYFMTYHTVLKTSSDFIDAMKKARIIADNITETMGIKEKSYRVFPYSVFYVFYEQYLTIVHDAIFNLCISLGSIFLVTTVLLGFEVWAAVVVSITIAMIIINMFGVMWLWGISLNAVSLVNLVMSCGIAVEFCSHVTRAFTISTKGSRVERAEEALSHMGSSVFSGITLTKFGGIVVLAFSKSQIFKIFYFRMYLAMVLLGATHGLIFLPVLLSYIGPSVNKAKTRAAQERTRGTERERLLYF, encoded by the exons ATGTCCGTCGTGTTTTTACAACTTGATAAACCTTTTCTGTGAACTGACTTGCAGTCCCTATCAGTCTGACTTTTTGAATGTTACAAGCACCATACCGTATTCTGATCCAGttttaaaagagaacaaaagtagcATTACAGAGCTGCAGTACTTTATTGGAGAACGCTTTGCAAATG CAATGTATAATGCCTGTAAAGATGTGGAGGCTCCATCAAGTAATGTTAAAGCACTGGGGCTGCTGTGTGGGAAGGATGTCAAGGACTGCAATGCGACCAACTGGATTGAGTACATGTTTAGTAAAGACAATGGACAAACTCCTTTCAGCATTATTCCTATCTTTTCAG ATGTTCCTGTCCATGGAATGAATCCTATGAACAATGCTACCAAAGGCTGTAATGAGTCTATGGATGATTCGACAGGACCATGCAGCTGTCAGGACTGTTCAATTGTTTGTGGTCCGAAACCTCAACCCCCACCATCACCTGCTCCttggcttttgtttggtttggatgCTGTGTATGTCATCATGTGGATCTCCTACATGGGATTTCTACTCATATTTTTTGCACTAGTTTTTGGAGTCTGGTGTTACAG GAGGCGGCACTTTGTCTCAGAGTACACACCAATTGACAGCAATGTAGCCTTTTCTGTGAATTCCCATCGTGACAATG GAAAAGTTACCTGTGGTGAAAGGCTTGGTGAAAGGTTTGAGAATGGCCTAAGGATGACGTTCACATCATGGGGAGCTTTCTGTGTCAGAAATCCACGTCCTGTTATCCTTTTCTCGGTGGTCTTCATTGCAATGTGCTGCTCAGGCTTCGTGTACATTAAAGCAACTACAAACCCTGTAGATCTCTGGTCAGCCCCAAGCAGCCAAGCTCGTAAGGAGAAGGAGTACTTTGACACGCATTTCGGGCCTTTCTTTCGTACTGAACAACTTATTATTCAAGCGCCAAACAGTCATCCAGACACCTATTCACCCTATCCATCCGGAGCAGATGTACCTTTTGGGCCTCCACTTAGGAAAGACATTCTCCATCAG gTTCTGGATTTGCAGGATGCTATTGTCAACATAACTGCCTCTTTTGACAATGAGACTGTAATGCTGAAAGACATCTGCCTGGCTCCTCTTGCTCCCTACAACAACAACTGCACTATACTAAGTGTACTGAACTACTTTCAGAACAGTCATTCTGTACTAGATCACGCTATTGGGGATGAGTTCTTTGTCTATGCTGACTACCACACTCACTTCTTATACTGTGTTCG GGCTCCAGCATCACTGAATGACACAAGCTTGCTTCATGATCCCTGCTTAGGAACATTTGGTGGACCTGTATTTCCATGGCTGGTGTTGGGAGGATATGATG ATGATAACTATAATAATGCTACAGCTCTTGTTATTACTTTTCCTGTCAACAACTACTACAATGACTCAAGAAAGCTAATGAAAGCCTTGGCATGGGAAAAAGA gtttatTAACTTTTTGAAGAACTACAACAATTCAAACTTAACTATATCATTTTCTGCGGAACGGAGTATTGAAGACGAAATCAATCGTGAAAGCGACAGTGATATTGGCACTGTGTTGATAAGCTATATTGTAATGTTTGTATACATCTCCATGGCTTTGGGACATATCCAGAGCTGTAGAAGACTGCTG GTGGATTCAAAGATCTCCCTGGGCATTGCAGGAATCCTGATTGTACTGAGCTCGGTAGCATGTTCTATAGGCATTTTCAGCTACTTTGGAATCCCACTGACACTAATTGTGATAGAAGTAATTCCCTTCTTGGTGCTGGCTATTGGGGTGGACAACATTTTCATTATAGTCCAGACACTTCAG AGAGATGAGCGCCTCCAGGGTGAAACTCTGGATAAACAGATTGGCAGAGTCTTGGGAGATGTGGCACCCAGTATGTTTCTCTCATCTCTTTCGGAGACTGTGGCATTTTTTCTTG GGACACTGTCTACGATGCCAGCGGTTCGCACATTCTCCCTTTTTGCTGGAATGGCTGTGCTCATAGACTTTATTCTTCAAGTCACTTGCTTTGTAAGTCTCCTGGGCTTGGATATTAAGCGTCAAGAG AGGAATAGACTGGATATTCTGTGTTGCAtcaaaagcaatgaagaaatgaGTGGAGTACAGCGTTCGGAGAGTatcttatttctgttcttcaaaaatCTGTATTCTCCGTATCTGCTTAAGGACTGGATGAGACCAATAGTA atagcaGTGTTTGTGGGTCTCTTGTCATTCAGTACAGCAGTTATGCACAATGTAGAGATCGGACTGGATCAGTCTCTCTCAATGCCAGAT GACTCCTATGTAATGGATTACTTCATCCAGCTCAGCAAGTACCTGCATGCAGGTCCTCCTGTCTACTTTGTCCTAGAGGAAGGGCACAACTACACCTCTTTGGAAGGGCAGAACATGGTGTGTGGTGGAATGGGATGTAATAATGATTCACTTGTCCAGCAAGTCTTCAATGCTGCAGAAATTGGTAGCTA CACAAGGATAGGCTATGCCCCATCATCCTGGATTGATGACTACTTTGACTGGGTGAAGCCACAGTCATCCTGTTGCAGAGTCTACAATACCACTGGACAGTTTTGCAATGCTTCAG TCACTGATCCATCCTGCACTCGTTGTCGACCACTGACTCAAGAAGGCAAGCAGAGGCCACAGGGCAAAGACTTCATGACATTTTTGCCGATGTTCCTATCGGATAACCCTAATCCTAAATGTGGCAAAGG AGGACATGCTGCATATAACTCTGCTGTCAACTTTATAAACAACAAATCTGATGTTGGAGCTACCTATTTTATGACTTACCATACTGTACTGAAAACATCATCTGATTTTATTGATGCTATGAAGAAAGCTCGGATTATAGCAGATAACATTACTGAAACCATGGGCATCAAAGAGAAGAGCTACCGGGTGTTTCCTTACAG TGTGTTTTATGTCTTCTACGAACAATACTTGACAATTGTGCACGATGCTATCTTTAACCTCTGTATCTCCTTGGGATCAATATTTTTGGTGACAACTGTGCTGCTTGGGTTTGAAGTATGGGCTGCTGTTGTAGTTTCAATAACTATTGCTATGATAATCATCAACATGTTCGGAGTGATGTGGCTCTGGGGCATCAGCTTGAATGCGGTTTCATTAGTAAATCTTGTCATG agTTGTGGTATTGCTGTGGAATTCTGCAGTCATGTGACAAGAGCGTTCACTATTAGTACTAAGGGCAGCAGAGTAGAGCGTGCAGAAGAAGCTCTGTCTCACATGGGCAGTTCA GTTTTCAGTGGTATCACACTGACCAAATTTGGAGGAATTGTAGTACTGGCTTTTTCCAAATCTCAAATCTTCAAGATATTCTACTTCAGGATGTATCTAGCTATGGTTCTGCTGGGAGCAACGCATGGACTAATATTTCTTCCAGTACTGCTTAGTTACATAG GGCCATCGGTAAATAAAGCTAAAACTCGTGCTGCACAAGAGAGGACCAGAGGTACAGAACGGGAGAGACTCCTCTACTTCTAG